One window from the genome of Frankiaceae bacterium encodes:
- a CDS encoding sigma-70 family RNA polymerase sigma factor translates to MVESFDEAFAELYRASYKVAFRLLGDRAEAEDVAQEALARTYVRWRTVEPYAAPWACRVAANVAIDRTRRRRRLSGGDDVPERAAPDAYADERMDLQRALRDLTKRQRDVVTLRYLADQPEDAVAAALGVSLGTVKTHASRGLAARCSTTSTTPGTRVQAPARGTPSRRGPAASGVTGASRGRRAWRRSSWWRSRSARGCGHGRRASSASSPCRL, encoded by the coding sequence GTGGTGGAGAGCTTCGACGAGGCGTTCGCGGAGCTCTACCGCGCCTCGTACAAGGTCGCGTTCCGGCTGCTCGGCGACCGTGCGGAGGCGGAGGACGTGGCGCAGGAGGCACTCGCGAGGACGTACGTCCGCTGGCGCACCGTGGAGCCGTACGCCGCGCCGTGGGCCTGCCGCGTCGCCGCGAACGTCGCCATCGACCGCACCCGCAGGCGCCGCCGCCTCTCGGGTGGCGACGACGTCCCCGAGCGGGCCGCGCCGGACGCGTACGCCGACGAGCGCATGGACCTCCAGCGCGCGCTGCGCGACCTGACGAAGCGGCAGCGCGACGTCGTGACGCTCCGCTACCTCGCCGATCAGCCCGAGGACGCCGTCGCCGCGGCGCTCGGCGTCTCGCTCGGCACCGTCAAGACACACGCGTCCCGCGGGCTCGCGGCGCGATGTTCGACGACCTCGACGACCCCGGGTACGCGGGTCCAGGCTCCGGCGCGCGGGACGCCGTCGCGGCGCGGGCCGGCCGCATCAGGCGTAACCGGCGCATCGCGTGGACGTCGGGCGTGGCGTCGTTCCTCCTGGTGGCGGTCGCGCTCGGCGCGGGGCTGCGGTCACGGCCGCAGAGCCTCGTCGGCATCGAGCCCGTGTCGCCTGTGA
- a CDS encoding thioredoxin family protein, giving the protein MPSLLLLAVTLLASAAFGVVWVRRNGRTRAVAEAPGLSDADLAALGIDRLGERATLVQFSSAFCAPCRATRRILGEVSSMVDGVAYAEVDAETHLDAVRRFHVLRTPTVLVLDRDRRVVVRASGQPRKADVLAAVGKAVDNAS; this is encoded by the coding sequence ATGCCTTCCCTGCTGCTCCTCGCCGTGACGCTGCTGGCCAGCGCGGCGTTCGGCGTGGTGTGGGTGCGGCGCAACGGCCGTACCCGCGCGGTCGCCGAGGCCCCCGGGCTCTCCGACGCCGACCTCGCCGCGCTGGGCATCGACCGGCTGGGGGAGCGGGCGACGCTGGTGCAGTTCTCGTCGGCGTTCTGCGCGCCGTGCCGCGCGACGCGGCGCATCCTCGGCGAGGTGTCGTCGATGGTCGACGGCGTGGCGTACGCCGAGGTCGACGCGGAGACGCACCTCGATGCCGTACGCCGCTTCCACGTGCTGCGGACGCCGACCGTGCTCGTGCTCGACCGCGACCGGCGGGTCGTCGTACGAGCCTCCGGTCAGCCGCGCAAGGCTGACGTCCTCGCCGCCGTCGGCAAGGCTGTGGACAACGCCTCCTGA
- a CDS encoding type II toxin-antitoxin system HicB family antitoxin, with translation MEQHHFSAVLTWDEADGWWVAECPDLPGCMSQGRTEDEALANLADAIAETLHVLLSQRERWTATGSSPGEVRLAVAI, from the coding sequence ATGGAGCAGCACCACTTCTCGGCGGTCCTCACGTGGGACGAGGCGGACGGCTGGTGGGTCGCGGAGTGCCCCGACCTGCCCGGCTGCATGTCCCAGGGCCGTACCGAGGACGAGGCGCTCGCCAACCTCGCCGACGCCATCGCCGAGACGCTCCACGTCCTGCTCTCGCAGCGCGAGCGCTGGACGGCCACGGGGTCCTCGCCGGGCGAGGTACGGCTCGCGGTCGCCATCTGA
- a CDS encoding type II toxin-antitoxin system HicA family toxin produces MGQSDLPLGSGRAHVKAFERLGWTRAQGRGKGSHMVLTKPGHSFVVCIPDHDQVSRALLAKALKGAGVTIEAYVAAYGKKRG; encoded by the coding sequence GTGGGTCAGTCGGACCTGCCGCTCGGCAGTGGCAGGGCGCACGTCAAGGCGTTCGAGCGACTCGGCTGGACCCGCGCGCAGGGCCGCGGCAAGGGCAGTCACATGGTGCTGACCAAGCCGGGCCACTCCTTCGTCGTCTGCATCCCCGATCACGACCAGGTGAGCCGCGCCCTCCTTGCCAAGGCACTGAAAGGCGCGGGCGTCACGATCGAGGCGTACGTAGCGGCGTACGGGAAGAAGCGCGGCTGA
- a CDS encoding DUF4395 domain-containing protein — MSYVDPRGPRFAAWLTATVLAITLLTGSALLAGAQTLVFVTGAAFGLGAAPYGVVFRRLVRPRLAPPAELEAELPPRFAQAVGAAFGLVATLGYATGVTTLGNAATALALAAAFLNAAFGFCLGCEVLLLARRVLGRAEITRYVHRPTNQGASA, encoded by the coding sequence ATGTCGTACGTCGATCCGCGCGGTCCGCGCTTCGCCGCCTGGCTGACCGCCACCGTCCTCGCGATCACCCTGCTCACAGGGTCCGCGCTCCTCGCCGGCGCGCAGACGCTCGTCTTCGTCACCGGCGCGGCGTTCGGGCTGGGGGCGGCGCCGTACGGCGTCGTCTTCCGCCGCCTCGTACGTCCCCGCCTCGCCCCGCCCGCCGAGCTGGAGGCGGAGCTGCCGCCGCGGTTCGCGCAGGCGGTCGGCGCGGCGTTCGGCCTCGTCGCCACCCTCGGCTACGCGACCGGCGTCACCACCCTCGGCAACGCCGCCACCGCGCTCGCGCTGGCGGCGGCGTTCCTCAACGCGGCGTTCGGCTTCTGCCTCGGGTGCGAGGTCCTGCTGCTCGCCCGCCGCGTCCTCGGCCGCGCCGAGATCACCCGCTACGTCCACCGACCCACCAACCAGGGAGCTTCCGCATGA
- a CDS encoding sulfurtransferase — protein MSRARSLVSAEQAEGLIGAPGVVFVEVDEDVSAYDKGHIEGAVRLDWKTELQDQVKRDFVDKGQFEQLLSAKGIANDDTVILYGGNNNWFAAYAYWYFKLYGHHDVKLLDGGRKKWELDSRPLTTDVADRPATTYTAREQDLSIRAFRDEVLDAIGTKNLVDVRSPDEFSGKLLAPAHLPQEQSQRAGHIPTAANIPWSQAANEDGTFKSDDELKALYEAKGVTADKPTIAYCRIGERSSHTWFVLRELLGHSDVKNYDGSWTEYGSLVGVPIEIGS, from the coding sequence ATGAGCCGCGCTCGATCCTTAGTTTCCGCCGAGCAGGCCGAGGGCCTGATCGGGGCGCCGGGCGTCGTCTTCGTCGAGGTCGACGAGGACGTGTCCGCGTACGACAAGGGCCACATCGAGGGCGCCGTACGCCTCGACTGGAAGACCGAGCTGCAGGACCAGGTCAAGCGCGACTTCGTCGACAAGGGCCAGTTCGAGCAGCTGCTCTCCGCGAAGGGCATCGCCAACGACGACACCGTGATCCTCTACGGCGGCAACAACAACTGGTTCGCCGCCTACGCCTACTGGTACTTCAAGCTCTACGGCCACCACGACGTCAAGCTCCTCGACGGCGGCCGCAAGAAGTGGGAGCTCGACTCCCGCCCCCTCACCACCGACGTCGCCGACCGGCCCGCGACGACGTACACCGCGCGGGAGCAGGACCTGTCCATCCGCGCGTTCCGCGACGAGGTCCTCGACGCCATCGGCACCAAGAACCTCGTCGACGTACGGTCCCCCGACGAGTTCTCCGGCAAGCTGCTCGCCCCCGCGCACCTGCCGCAGGAGCAGAGCCAGCGCGCAGGCCACATCCCCACCGCCGCCAACATCCCGTGGTCCCAGGCTGCCAACGAGGACGGCACGTTCAAGTCCGACGACGAGCTGAAGGCGCTGTACGAGGCCAAGGGCGTCACGGCGGACAAGCCGACGATCGCGTACTGCCGGATCGGCGAGCGGTCCTCGCACACGTGGTTCGTCCTGCGCGAGCTTCTGGGCCACTCCGACGTCAAGAACTACGACGGGTCGTGGACCGAGTACGGCTCCCTGGTCGGCGTCCCGATCGAGATCGGGTCCTGA
- a CDS encoding DUF1416 domain-containing protein yields the protein MCGATTGGLSLEGIDMATETVIQGVVENEGEPVPGAFVRLLDSSGEFTAEVVTSATGGFRFFAAPGSWTVRALSSAGAAQATVEAAQGSVAEATISL from the coding sequence GTGTGCGGCGCCACCACTGGGGGTCTGTCACTGGAAGGGATCGACATGGCCACGGAGACGGTGATCCAAGGGGTCGTCGAGAACGAGGGCGAGCCGGTGCCCGGCGCGTTCGTGCGGCTGCTCGACTCCTCGGGTGAGTTCACGGCGGAGGTCGTGACGTCGGCCACCGGAGGGTTCCGCTTCTTCGCGGCGCCGGGGTCGTGGACCGTTCGCGCCCTCTCCTCCGCCGGCGCTGCTCAGGCGACCGTCGAGGCTGCTCAGGGGTCCGTCGCCGAGGCGACCATCTCCCTCTAG
- a CDS encoding DsrE family protein, whose product MATSLVVKVTAGEDAPERCSQAFTVAAIAVASGVPVSLWLTGESAWFALPGRAEAFVLPEAAPLADLLEAVLAGGTVTLCTQCAARRSIGPEDVLPGIRIAGAQAFLEEIMRDGAQALVY is encoded by the coding sequence GTGGCGACGAGCCTGGTGGTCAAGGTCACAGCGGGCGAGGACGCGCCCGAACGCTGCTCCCAGGCCTTCACCGTCGCCGCGATAGCAGTGGCGTCCGGAGTGCCGGTCTCCCTGTGGCTGACAGGCGAGTCCGCGTGGTTCGCCCTCCCCGGAAGGGCGGAGGCGTTCGTGCTGCCCGAGGCGGCGCCGCTCGCTGACCTGCTCGAGGCAGTGCTCGCGGGAGGAACGGTGACGCTGTGCACGCAGTGCGCCGCGCGCCGTTCGATCGGGCCGGAGGACGTGCTGCCCGGCATCCGCATCGCGGGCGCGCAGGCGTTCCTCGAGGAGATCATGCGCGACGGCGCGCAGGCACTCGTCTACTGA
- a CDS encoding S8 family serine peptidase: protein MPGSRLVRRGVVALALAAVTLPGAPGAGAAPKPKPAAVVVATFDTGTNPFHPCWRRPGLTHPRSRTAAYPSSSKPLKLTFAKTYEESKYRSKKALAAVKPDTLYHVPGTNLSFYGGQGAATELVDNYPHGAQASSQIACGGAYGLAPDAQLVVLNWYDGTSSVSALMSWVARQSWIDVVHLNIQDLPTGIPDERVREVIDSGKLVVIAAGNGVAGYGASYPMELSAYNAPKGSLIAGANDNGGYTTFSNLDPHVVMDGFGTVAAQPYDFGSTSFSGTSSSSPRITGYAARLVADARARWGHSGKGLVTIPAGRPRPKSGPLADGTLTPADLHEVIRRTADPNPHDSRYDGTPSGSVQYPPVPQPADLPYAFYPKMGYGEVSEHTLPTALAVLNGTKPLPARPVEDAFYAASESLRR, encoded by the coding sequence ATGCCGGGCTCACGCCTCGTACGGCGCGGTGTCGTCGCGCTCGCGCTCGCCGCGGTCACGCTGCCTGGCGCGCCCGGCGCCGGCGCGGCCCCGAAGCCGAAGCCGGCGGCGGTGGTCGTGGCGACGTTCGACACGGGGACGAACCCGTTCCACCCCTGCTGGCGCCGCCCTGGGCTGACGCACCCGCGCTCGCGGACGGCGGCGTACCCCTCGTCGTCGAAGCCGTTGAAGCTGACGTTCGCCAAGACGTACGAGGAGTCGAAGTACCGGAGCAAGAAGGCGCTCGCCGCGGTGAAGCCGGACACGCTGTACCACGTTCCAGGGACGAACCTGTCGTTCTACGGCGGGCAGGGCGCCGCCACCGAGCTCGTCGACAACTATCCGCACGGCGCGCAGGCGTCGAGCCAGATCGCGTGCGGCGGGGCGTACGGCCTCGCGCCCGACGCGCAGCTCGTCGTCCTCAACTGGTACGACGGCACGTCGTCGGTCAGCGCGCTGATGAGCTGGGTCGCCCGGCAGTCGTGGATCGACGTCGTGCACCTGAACATCCAGGACCTCCCCACCGGCATCCCCGACGAGCGGGTCCGCGAGGTGATCGACAGCGGCAAGCTCGTCGTCATCGCTGCGGGCAACGGCGTCGCCGGCTACGGCGCCAGCTACCCCATGGAGCTGAGCGCGTACAACGCCCCGAAGGGCAGCCTCATCGCCGGGGCGAACGACAACGGCGGGTACACGACGTTCAGCAACCTCGACCCGCACGTCGTCATGGACGGCTTCGGGACGGTGGCCGCGCAGCCGTACGACTTCGGGTCGACGAGCTTCAGCGGCACGTCCAGCTCGAGCCCGCGGATCACCGGGTACGCCGCCCGGCTCGTCGCCGACGCGCGAGCCAGGTGGGGCCACTCGGGCAAGGGCCTCGTGACGATCCCCGCGGGCAGGCCCCGCCCGAAGAGCGGCCCGCTGGCCGACGGGACGCTGACGCCGGCCGACCTCCACGAGGTCATCCGCAGGACCGCGGACCCCAACCCGCACGACAGCCGCTACGACGGCACGCCGAGCGGGTCGGTGCAGTACCCGCCCGTCCCGCAGCCCGCGGACCTGCCGTACGCCTTCTACCCGAAGATGGGTTACGGCGAGGTCAGCGAGCACACCCTCCCCACCGCACTGGCGGTGCTCAACGGCACCAAGCCACTGCCGGCCAGACCGGTGGAAGATGCGTTCTACGCGGCGAGCGAGTCGCTGCGGAGATAG
- a CDS encoding peptidase: MRRALAMLLLMAGTLVPAISASAQSQNGGVGIRLLEAPTAREKDPRARRSIVDHVKPGASFSRKFEVSNTTSGQRLISIYAAAADVVGGQFVPADGRTQNELSGWITLDTNNADLPAGGTVQPRLTITVPPTATEGERYAVIWAELPPATPPAGGVAVVNRVGLRVYLSVGAGGEPATDFVIESLTAERDAQKRPVVQATVKNTGGRALDLSGNLRLTNGPGGLSAGPFDARLGTTLAIGASAPVTIPLDPSLPDGPWDARIELRSSTTVRTAEATITFPAAAGATASPVAADPVEEKSSSSMLPVLLAVGGGVLLLLLLLFLLLRRRSSAPPTVALPLDDVLTELRTAEGKRRTELMGMAAAYGKEAIMASPALAALPVQTARDLGERVAKTGR; this comes from the coding sequence ATGCGCAGAGCCCTCGCGATGCTCCTGCTGATGGCCGGGACTCTCGTCCCGGCCATCAGCGCGTCCGCACAGTCCCAGAACGGCGGCGTCGGCATCCGCCTCCTCGAGGCTCCGACCGCCCGCGAGAAGGACCCGCGCGCGCGGCGGTCGATCGTCGACCACGTGAAGCCGGGGGCGTCGTTCAGCAGGAAGTTCGAGGTCTCCAACACCACGAGCGGGCAGCGGCTGATCTCGATCTACGCCGCCGCGGCCGACGTCGTCGGGGGGCAGTTCGTCCCCGCCGACGGACGTACCCAGAACGAGCTCTCCGGCTGGATCACCCTCGACACCAACAACGCCGACCTCCCCGCCGGGGGCACCGTGCAGCCGCGGCTCACGATCACCGTGCCGCCGACCGCGACCGAGGGGGAGCGGTACGCCGTCATCTGGGCCGAGCTGCCACCGGCCACGCCACCGGCCGGGGGCGTCGCCGTCGTCAACCGCGTCGGCCTGCGCGTCTACCTGTCCGTCGGCGCCGGCGGCGAGCCCGCGACCGACTTCGTCATCGAGTCGCTCACCGCCGAACGCGACGCGCAGAAGCGCCCCGTCGTCCAGGCCACCGTCAAGAACACCGGCGGCCGCGCGCTCGACCTCTCCGGCAACCTCCGCCTGACCAACGGGCCTGGCGGGCTGTCGGCGGGGCCGTTCGACGCCCGTCTCGGCACGACGCTCGCCATCGGCGCCAGCGCGCCCGTCACCATCCCGCTCGACCCGAGCCTGCCGGACGGTCCGTGGGACGCGCGGATCGAGCTGCGTTCCAGCACGACGGTGCGGACGGCTGAGGCGACGATCACGTTCCCCGCGGCGGCCGGCGCGACCGCGTCCCCCGTCGCCGCGGACCCCGTCGAGGAGAAGTCCTCGTCGTCCATGCTGCCGGTGCTGCTCGCGGTCGGCGGCGGCGTACTCCTCCTGCTGCTCCTCCTCTTCCTGCTGCTCCGCCGCCGATCGTCCGCGCCGCCGACCGTGGCGCTGCCGCTCGACGACGTGCTGACCGAGCTGCGTACGGCGGAGGGGAAGCGGCGTACGGAGCTCATGGGGATGGCGGCGGCGTACGGCAAGGAGGCGATCATGGCGTCGCCCGCGCTGGCGGCGCTGCCGGTGCAGACGGCGCGCGACCTCGGCGAACGGGTGGCCAAGACCGGCCGGTGA
- a CDS encoding PIG-L family deacetylase, whose product MPANRTLACVFAHPDDDAYGAAGSVALHADEPDFRFVLVHATAGEQGDIRDGFPATRETLGAIRRAEDEAAWRALGRVPDRHEWLGLPDGGVADVPREDVVAAVERILAEEEPAVVVTFGPDGIFGHPDHIAIGAATDEAFLRLRTGTRSGFQRLAHGAVPQSVFDRWNRQRAELGLFTFDPTRTYHMRGVPDEQIHVTVDCQRVASRIVAGLREHRSQLHVMSDDPDNTDQWERRVRREWYTLVWPDERPDGEMLTDLFDGLA is encoded by the coding sequence ATGCCTGCCAACCGGACGCTCGCCTGCGTCTTCGCGCACCCGGACGACGACGCCTACGGGGCCGCGGGAAGCGTGGCGCTGCACGCCGACGAGCCGGACTTCCGGTTCGTCCTCGTCCACGCGACCGCGGGCGAGCAGGGCGACATCCGGGACGGGTTCCCGGCCACGCGAGAGACCCTCGGTGCCATCCGACGGGCCGAGGACGAAGCCGCGTGGCGTGCGCTCGGCCGCGTCCCCGACCGGCACGAGTGGCTCGGTCTGCCTGACGGCGGGGTCGCCGACGTTCCTCGCGAGGACGTCGTCGCCGCGGTCGAGCGGATCCTTGCGGAGGAGGAGCCCGCTGTCGTCGTGACGTTCGGCCCCGACGGCATCTTCGGACATCCCGACCACATCGCGATCGGCGCGGCCACTGACGAGGCGTTCCTGCGTCTGCGCACCGGCACGCGATCCGGGTTCCAGCGCCTGGCGCATGGCGCGGTCCCGCAGTCAGTGTTCGATCGGTGGAACCGCCAGCGCGCCGAGCTCGGGCTCTTCACCTTCGACCCGACGCGGACGTACCACATGCGCGGGGTTCCGGACGAGCAGATCCACGTCACGGTCGACTGTCAACGGGTGGCGAGCCGCATCGTCGCCGGACTCCGCGAGCACCGGAGCCAGCTGCACGTCATGTCCGACGACCCGGACAACACCGACCAGTGGGAACGGCGCGTGCGGCGCGAGTGGTACACGCTCGTCTGGCCGGACGAGCGGCCGGACGGGGAGATGCTCACCGACCTCTTCGACGGCCTGGCCTGA
- a CDS encoding acyl-CoA dehydrogenase family protein, whose protein sequence is MDFTITPEQEAFRRSVLAWARDVVAPEAADRDKQGRWDPAIWRSFGEQDLAGLPIPTELGGAGGSIIDCCLANEAIGEGGHDGGFNLSLGAHWVIGTVPIWLHGTPEQQARYLPRLCSGEWVGAWASTEPEAGSDAGSIRTTARRDGDEWVINGTKMFITNGPIAQLCTVLAVTDGEAGPGRGVSAFLVETDNPGFAVGRELDKMGCRSSPTAEIVLTDCRVPAGAMLGPEGEALWRIAFECFDWERTVMIAGSIGGMQSTLDGAIAYAKERRQFGKPIAHFQAVAHKLADMKINLEVCRTAVYRAAWLKQEGLPHAIEASIAKTLVGDLSVKNAIEAIQIHGGYGYMRDFSPERSLRDSKLTSIGGGTTEIQKMIISRALLGD, encoded by the coding sequence GTGGACTTCACGATCACTCCTGAGCAGGAGGCGTTCCGCCGGTCCGTCCTCGCGTGGGCGCGCGACGTCGTCGCGCCCGAGGCGGCGGACCGCGACAAGCAGGGGCGCTGGGACCCGGCGATCTGGCGGTCGTTCGGCGAGCAGGACCTCGCCGGGCTGCCGATCCCGACCGAGCTCGGCGGCGCGGGCGGCAGCATCATCGACTGCTGCCTCGCCAACGAGGCCATCGGCGAGGGCGGCCACGACGGTGGCTTCAACCTGTCTCTCGGCGCCCACTGGGTGATCGGCACCGTCCCGATCTGGCTGCACGGCACCCCCGAGCAGCAGGCGCGCTACCTCCCGCGGCTGTGCAGCGGCGAGTGGGTCGGCGCGTGGGCGTCGACCGAGCCCGAGGCCGGCAGCGACGCGGGCTCGATCCGTACGACCGCTCGCCGCGACGGCGACGAGTGGGTCATCAACGGCACCAAGATGTTCATCACGAACGGCCCCATCGCCCAGCTCTGCACGGTCCTCGCCGTGACCGACGGTGAGGCGGGGCCGGGGCGCGGCGTCAGCGCGTTCCTCGTCGAGACCGACAACCCCGGCTTCGCCGTCGGGCGCGAGCTGGACAAGATGGGGTGCCGTTCCTCGCCCACCGCGGAGATCGTCCTCACCGACTGCCGCGTGCCCGCCGGCGCGATGCTCGGGCCCGAGGGGGAGGCGCTCTGGCGGATCGCGTTCGAGTGCTTCGACTGGGAACGCACCGTCATGATCGCCGGCTCCATCGGCGGGATGCAGTCGACGCTCGACGGCGCCATCGCGTACGCCAAGGAACGCCGCCAGTTCGGCAAGCCCATCGCCCACTTCCAGGCGGTCGCGCACAAGCTCGCCGACATGAAGATCAACCTCGAGGTGTGCCGCACGGCCGTCTACCGCGCCGCGTGGCTCAAGCAGGAGGGGCTCCCGCACGCCATCGAGGCGTCGATCGCCAAGACCCTCGTCGGCGACCTCTCCGTCAAGAACGCCATCGAGGCCATCCAGATCCACGGCGGCTACGGCTACATGCGCGACTTCTCCCCGGAACGCTCGCTGCGCGACTCCAAGCTCACCTCGATCGGCGGCGGCACCACCGAGATCCAGAAAATGATCATCAGCAGGGCGCTACTCGGCGACTGA